The Pseudomonadota bacterium nucleotide sequence GACCCTCTTCAGGGCTGAAGACGACGTAGTCGAATTCGTCGTACTTCTCAATCTCCCAGCCAAACATGTCGCCATAGAATTTGCCGGCGGCGTCCGGGTCGGGTGCCGGGATCTCAACATGGACGATGGGGTACTTACTCATTTGCGCCTCCTTGGGTGCGGGAGTCGCATTGTAAGCTACTGCAGGACTATTCGTCCATCAGCTGCACGAAGGCGCGGAAGATATCCGATTCGGTGATCACGCCCACCAGCTTGACGCCTTCCATGACAGGAAAACCGCCCAGCTTGTGCTTGAGCATCAGCGCCGCCGCTTCGGTCAGCTTGGTATCCGGTGAGACCGTGATCGGATCGGCGCTCATGATCTTGCGGACTTCCAGGCGCCCCAACAGATAGCTGACTTCAAAGACGCTGAGACTGGTCGCATCCGAGGGCTCGGCCTCGAGCACATCGGTGAGGGTCACGATCCCAACCAGCTTATTACCCTCCATCACGGGCAGGCGCCGGATGCTGTGGTCAGTCATCAAGCGATGGGCGTCGGCCAGGCTTTCCCTGGGGCCGATGCTGACGGCTGGGGTGCCCATCCAGTCTTTGACATAGGCGGTTTTCATCTTTGGCTCCTTTGTGGGCTTGATTCGCCCCCATTCTGCTCGCCCGGGACGTGCTCGCCTAGTTGCAAATGTACCGGGACAAAAAAGACCGGCCGCTTGGCCGGTCTTTCGGTGTGCGTTGATTTGAAGCGCTAGTTGACGCAGTGTGTGTCGTAGATGTCGCTCAGGGCATCCCACAGGGACTGGCTCATCGCCTCGCAGGCTTGCAGCGCCGCGGCCTTGTCACCCGCGTCCAGCGTTTCGATCTGGGCCATCAACTTCTCGGCTTCGTGCTCGTTGTGGGTATGCTCCTCAAAGTAACGCTGGCCCTCAGCCGAGATCGTGTAGTGGGCCTTGAGACCCTCAAGCTTGCTCTTGGCGGTGGCCGGCTGCTGGGCTTCGAAGGCGTAGA carries:
- a CDS encoding CBS domain-containing protein, which codes for MKTAYVKDWMGTPAVSIGPRESLADAHRLMTDHSIRRLPVMEGNKLVGIVTLTDVLEAEPSDATSLSVFEVSYLLGRLEVRKIMSADPITVSPDTKLTEAAALMLKHKLGGFPVMEGVKLVGVITESDIFRAFVQLMDE